One genomic segment of Streptomyces liangshanensis includes these proteins:
- a CDS encoding tryptophan halogenase family protein produces the protein MTGTRSAQDVAIKKVVILGGGTAGWMTAAYLGKALQNTVDITVLEAPSIPRIGVGEATVPNLHRVLFDFLGIAEEDWMRECNASYKMAVRFVNWRTGGKGQAGPRELEKGGPDHFYHPFGISPDHDNTPMSHYWFKNKYEGKTDEPYDYACFREAPLMDAKKSPRHLDGTSPTRYAWHFDAALVADFLRRFSTEKQGVHHVQDEMTYAEKDERGYIHALHTKSGKVLEADLFVDCSGFRSLLMNKAMEEPFIDMSDLLLCDRAVATAVPHDDEANGVEPFTSAIAMSSGWTWKIPMLGRFGTGYVYSSKFTTQEEATQEFCDLWDLDPETTKFNHVKFRVGRNRRAWVKNVVGIGLSTAFLEPLESTGIYFITAAVYQLAKHFPDKTFNDALINNFNKEIEVMFDDTRDFIQTHFYFAPRNDTPFWRANKELKLPDSIREKIEIYKSGLAVNSAITDDSTYYGNFEAEFRNFWTNERYYCIFAGLGLEPDAPLPVLNHKPESVAAAQAMFGQVKKEQQELLNTLPSTYESLLQLHGK, from the coding sequence ATGACCGGCACCCGATCCGCACAAGACGTCGCCATCAAGAAGGTTGTCATCCTCGGCGGCGGTACGGCCGGCTGGATGACCGCCGCGTATCTCGGCAAGGCCCTTCAGAACACGGTCGACATCACGGTGCTGGAGGCGCCGAGCATTCCTCGTATCGGTGTCGGCGAAGCCACCGTCCCCAATCTGCACCGCGTCCTCTTCGATTTCCTCGGCATCGCCGAGGAGGACTGGATGCGGGAGTGCAACGCCAGTTACAAGATGGCGGTCCGGTTCGTCAACTGGCGTACGGGCGGCAAGGGCCAGGCCGGCCCCCGGGAGCTGGAGAAGGGCGGGCCGGACCACTTCTACCACCCGTTCGGGATCAGCCCCGACCACGACAACACCCCGATGTCGCACTACTGGTTCAAGAACAAGTACGAGGGGAAGACGGACGAGCCGTACGACTACGCGTGCTTCCGTGAGGCGCCCCTGATGGACGCCAAGAAGTCCCCGCGGCACCTCGACGGCACCTCGCCGACCCGGTACGCCTGGCACTTCGACGCCGCGCTCGTGGCGGACTTCCTGCGCCGCTTCTCCACCGAGAAGCAGGGCGTGCACCACGTCCAGGACGAGATGACGTACGCCGAGAAGGACGAGCGCGGCTACATCCACGCGCTGCACACCAAGTCCGGGAAGGTCCTGGAGGCCGACCTGTTCGTGGACTGCTCGGGCTTCCGCAGCCTGCTCATGAACAAGGCGATGGAGGAGCCCTTCATCGACATGAGCGACCTGCTGCTGTGCGACCGGGCGGTCGCCACCGCGGTGCCGCACGACGACGAGGCGAACGGGGTGGAGCCCTTCACCTCGGCCATCGCGATGTCGTCCGGGTGGACCTGGAAGATCCCGATGCTGGGCCGTTTCGGCACCGGCTATGTCTACTCCAGCAAGTTCACCACGCAGGAGGAGGCCACCCAGGAATTCTGCGACCTGTGGGACCTCGACCCGGAGACCACCAAGTTCAACCACGTGAAGTTCCGGGTCGGCCGCAACCGCCGCGCCTGGGTGAAGAACGTGGTGGGAATCGGCCTGTCGACCGCGTTCCTGGAGCCGCTGGAGTCGACCGGTATCTACTTCATCACCGCCGCGGTCTACCAGTTGGCGAAGCACTTCCCGGACAAGACGTTCAACGACGCGCTCATCAACAACTTCAACAAGGAAATCGAGGTGATGTTCGACGACACCCGCGACTTCATCCAGACGCACTTCTACTTCGCGCCCCGCAACGACACCCCGTTCTGGCGGGCCAACAAGGAACTGAAGCTCCCCGACAGCATCCGCGAGAAGATCGAGATCTACAAGTCCGGTCTGGCGGTGAATTCCGCGATCACGGACGACTCCACGTACTACGGGAACTTCGAGGCGGAGTTCCGGAACTTCTGGACCAACGAGCGCTACTACTGCATCTTCGCCGGCCTCGGCCTGGAGCCGGACGCCCCGCTGCCGGTCCTCAACCACAAGCCGGAGTCCGTCGCCGCCGCCCAGGCGATGTTCGGGCAGGTCAAGAAGGAGCAGCAGGAGCTGCTCAACACCCTGCCGAGCACGTACGAATCGCTGCTCCAGTTGCACGGCAAGTAG
- the sbnA gene encoding 2,3-diaminopropionate biosynthesis protein SbnA, with the protein MPSTEGKPEAGLKGILSTVGGTPLVELERLIPGFTSRVYAKVERFNPGGSVKDRSALSMVVTRIRSGELVPGRSTVIESSSGNLAIGLAQICGYYGLRLICVVDTRTTRQNIGILRAYGAEVDIVTEPDPVTGELLPARLHRVADLMARTPDAYWPDQYANPLNPRAHRTTMREIAEALDGKVDQLVVAAGTSGTLSGCAQYIRRHHLGTVVNAVDAVGSVLFESTASCARLVPGHGASVVPKLLRRSDADRVVHVGDLDCVVGCRTLVGREAILAGGSSGAVVSALVKLAPTIEPGSNVVVVLPDGGDRYLDTIYDDDWVRTHFGEVEHLWKNQVRDAPTGQLADIGQS; encoded by the coding sequence ATGCCGAGCACAGAAGGGAAGCCCGAGGCGGGGCTGAAAGGCATCCTCTCCACGGTGGGAGGAACCCCCCTCGTAGAACTCGAACGGCTGATTCCCGGGTTCACCTCGCGGGTGTACGCCAAGGTGGAGCGTTTCAACCCCGGTGGCAGCGTCAAGGACCGCTCCGCGCTCAGCATGGTCGTCACCCGGATCAGGAGCGGAGAACTCGTCCCGGGCAGATCCACCGTCATCGAGTCCAGTTCGGGGAATCTCGCGATCGGCCTCGCGCAGATCTGCGGCTACTACGGACTACGGCTCATCTGCGTGGTGGACACCCGCACCACCCGCCAGAACATCGGGATCCTGCGCGCCTACGGCGCCGAGGTCGACATCGTCACCGAACCCGACCCCGTCACCGGCGAGCTGCTGCCGGCCCGGCTGCACCGGGTCGCCGACCTGATGGCCCGTACGCCCGACGCGTACTGGCCCGACCAGTACGCCAACCCCCTCAACCCGCGGGCCCACCGCACCACCATGCGGGAGATCGCCGAGGCCCTCGACGGCAAGGTCGACCAGCTCGTCGTGGCCGCCGGGACCAGCGGCACGCTCAGCGGCTGCGCCCAGTACATCCGCCGCCACCACCTGGGCACCGTCGTCAACGCGGTGGACGCTGTCGGCAGTGTCCTGTTCGAGTCGACCGCCAGTTGCGCGCGGCTCGTTCCCGGGCACGGCGCGTCCGTCGTACCGAAGCTCCTCAGGCGCTCCGACGCCGACCGGGTCGTCCACGTCGGTGACCTGGACTGCGTGGTGGGCTGCCGCACCCTGGTCGGCCGCGAGGCGATCCTCGCCGGCGGCTCCTCGGGTGCGGTCGTCTCCGCGCTGGTGAAACTCGCGCCCACGATCGAGCCCGGCTCCAACGTGGTCGTCGTCCTGCCCGACGGGGGCGACCGCTATCTCGACACGATCTACGACGACGACTGGGTGCGCACCCATTTCGGTGAGGTCGAACACCTGTGGAAGAACCAGGTCCGCGACGCCCCGACCGGCCAACTGGCTGATATAGGCCAGTCATAG
- a CDS encoding acyl carrier protein — MTTQIADLDSGSKAQIKEIVCDILELEPEELTETSLFKEEHDADSLRTIEILAALERTFGLTLEQAELSRMVNLTGVYAVVAEAEGK; from the coding sequence ATGACCACCCAGATCGCCGACCTCGACAGCGGGAGCAAGGCCCAGATCAAGGAGATCGTCTGCGACATCCTGGAACTGGAGCCCGAGGAGCTCACCGAGACCAGCCTCTTCAAGGAGGAGCACGACGCGGACTCGCTGCGCACCATCGAGATCCTCGCCGCGCTGGAGCGCACCTTCGGCCTCACCCTGGAGCAGGCGGAGCTGAGCCGGATGGTCAACCTGACCGGCGTGTACGCCGTGGTCGCGGAGGCCGAGGGAAAGTGA
- a CDS encoding beta-ketoacyl-[acyl-carrier-protein] synthase family protein gives MVITGLGVVTSIGTGVDAFAEGLRAGRSGAKPISAFDTTGFAHSNACEITDFEPEAWLRELSADELGRAAQFAVAGSRMAVADAGLAEEDVQARRTLVSIGTTDGESRDLDHLTALQVTEGQDRLDATVARRVWPGRLSAGIVRELGLEDVETVTVPTACAAGNYAVGYGYDAISSGDVEMALCGGADALCRKTFTGFYRLGTIAPDVCRPFDTDRQGILTGEGAGILLMESLESALARGARIYAEVLGYGLSCDASHPVAPDRDSIARCITAAHRNAGIEASDVDFISAHGTGTRANDVTEVGAIRQVFGDELPRTVSIKSMIGHTMGAASALASAACSLALREGFIPPTINHRTTDPECGVDCVPNEAVEAELKVVQNNGLAFGGNNAVLVLGRWDDDASEQANGSSQERS, from the coding sequence GTGGTGATCACCGGCCTCGGCGTGGTGACCAGCATCGGTACCGGGGTCGACGCCTTCGCCGAGGGGCTGCGGGCCGGACGGAGCGGGGCCAAGCCCATCTCCGCGTTCGACACCACCGGCTTCGCCCACTCCAACGCCTGCGAGATCACCGACTTCGAGCCCGAGGCGTGGCTGCGCGAGCTGTCGGCCGACGAGCTGGGCCGGGCCGCGCAGTTCGCGGTCGCGGGCAGCCGGATGGCCGTGGCGGACGCGGGACTCGCCGAGGAGGACGTACAGGCCAGGCGGACCCTGGTGTCGATCGGTACGACCGACGGGGAGTCCAGGGACCTGGACCACCTCACCGCGCTCCAGGTCACCGAGGGCCAGGACCGGCTGGACGCGACCGTCGCCCGCCGGGTGTGGCCGGGCCGGCTCTCCGCCGGCATCGTCCGTGAACTGGGCCTGGAGGACGTGGAGACGGTCACCGTCCCCACCGCCTGCGCGGCCGGCAACTACGCGGTCGGCTACGGCTACGACGCGATCAGCTCGGGCGACGTCGAGATGGCCCTGTGCGGCGGCGCCGACGCGCTGTGCCGCAAGACCTTCACCGGCTTCTACCGGCTCGGCACCATCGCGCCCGACGTGTGCCGCCCCTTCGACACCGACCGGCAGGGCATCCTGACCGGCGAGGGCGCCGGCATCCTGCTCATGGAGTCGCTGGAGTCCGCGCTGGCCCGCGGCGCCCGGATCTACGCCGAGGTGCTCGGGTACGGGTTGTCCTGCGACGCCAGCCACCCCGTGGCGCCCGACCGGGACTCCATCGCCCGCTGCATCACGGCCGCGCACCGCAACGCCGGGATCGAGGCGTCCGACGTGGACTTCATCTCGGCCCACGGCACCGGCACCCGCGCCAACGACGTGACCGAGGTCGGCGCGATCCGCCAGGTGTTCGGCGACGAGCTGCCGCGCACGGTCTCCATCAAGTCGATGATCGGCCACACCATGGGCGCGGCGAGCGCCCTGGCCTCCGCGGCCTGCTCGCTCGCGCTCAGGGAGGGCTTCATCCCCCCGACGATCAACCACCGCACGACGGACCCGGAGTGCGGCGTCGACTGCGTGCCCAACGAGGCGGTCGAGGCCGAACTGAAGGTCGTCCAGAACAACGGCCTCGCCTTCGGCGGCAACAACGCGGTCCTCGTGCTGGGCCGTTGGGACGACGACGCCTCCGAGCAGGCCAACGGCTCTTCGCAGGAAAGGAGTTGA
- a CDS encoding beta-ketoacyl synthase N-terminal-like domain-containing protein, translated as MATEADQHGAQDLVISGWAVSSPYGLGREAFGEGLRARRRAVAAVDGDRWPVPYEEAGLIPGFDIKSVLGRKGTRSMDRATGIAVTTVGTLLEDYGQELAAHPESTGLVLGTSGSVQSIMDFTKDALTGDKPYLVDPARFPNTVMNCPTGQSAIRHTLKGPNVTVSGGAATALLALNYASRLLRGQHATALLAGAAEEFSVQRARLEQVADHGGAEAPPLGEGAALFLLESGQAAHDSGRTVLATVLGCRFRAFRSVDRASAGLRTCVDDVLRAAGADPGDVALVAPGTPPGLLGKEETSALDTVGGTRLAVRPLLGDATAASAALQLAAVLATRADDPSLAGRLALVTAVDRDGTVGAALLRLG; from the coding sequence ATGGCAACCGAAGCGGACCAGCACGGCGCACAGGACCTGGTCATCTCGGGCTGGGCCGTGTCCTCCCCGTACGGACTGGGCCGGGAGGCGTTCGGCGAGGGACTGCGCGCCCGGCGGCGCGCGGTCGCCGCGGTGGACGGCGACCGGTGGCCGGTGCCCTACGAGGAGGCCGGGCTCATCCCCGGCTTCGACATCAAGAGCGTGCTGGGCCGCAAGGGCACCCGCTCCATGGACCGGGCCACCGGGATCGCCGTCACCACCGTGGGGACGCTCCTGGAGGACTACGGCCAGGAGCTGGCCGCCCACCCCGAGTCGACGGGCCTGGTGCTCGGCACCTCGGGCAGCGTGCAGTCCATCATGGACTTCACGAAGGACGCCCTGACCGGCGACAAGCCCTACCTGGTCGACCCGGCGCGCTTCCCCAACACGGTGATGAACTGCCCCACCGGGCAGAGCGCCATCCGGCACACCCTCAAGGGCCCCAACGTCACCGTCTCCGGCGGCGCCGCCACCGCCCTGCTCGCCCTCAACTACGCGTCCCGGCTGCTGCGCGGGCAGCACGCCACGGCCCTGCTGGCCGGCGCCGCCGAGGAGTTCTCGGTGCAGCGCGCCCGCCTGGAGCAGGTCGCCGACCACGGCGGGGCCGAGGCGCCGCCGCTCGGCGAGGGCGCCGCGCTCTTCCTCCTGGAGAGCGGACAGGCCGCCCACGACAGCGGCCGCACGGTCCTGGCCACCGTCCTCGGCTGCCGCTTCCGGGCCTTCCGGTCCGTCGACCGGGCCTCCGCCGGGCTGCGGACGTGCGTGGACGACGTCCTGCGCGCCGCCGGGGCGGACCCCGGCGACGTGGCCCTGGTCGCCCCCGGCACCCCGCCGGGCCTCCTCGGCAAGGAGGAGACCTCGGCGCTCGACACCGTGGGCGGTACGCGGCTCGCCGTACGCCCGCTGCTCGGGGACGCGACCGCCGCGTCGGCCGCCCTCCAACTGGCCGCGGTGCTCGCCACCCGGGCCGACGACCCGTCGCTGGCCGGCCGGCTGGCCCTGGTCACGGCGGTCGACCGGGACGGCACGGTGGGCGCGGCGCTCCTGCGGCTGGGCTGA
- the fabG gene encoding 3-oxoacyl-[acyl-carrier-protein] reductase: MSDTPRPVALVTGGSRGIGRAVVEVLARDGHDVALCYRSNDEAAALAVKSAEAHGARAFAQQVDVTDREQVRAFVTRTERTLGPVDTLVTAAGIVRDSNLATMADEDWDAVVRTNLDGTYNFCRAVSFPMLKRRRGTVVTLSSVAAEGQAGQTNYSASKAGIIGFTKALAKEGGRAGLRANVVAPGFVRTDMTGGLSEKYAKDMTKLIPLGRFGEPEEVAELVGFLASRRAAYITGQVFSIDGGLVL, from the coding sequence ATGTCCGACACCCCCAGGCCGGTCGCCCTCGTCACCGGCGGATCGCGCGGCATCGGGCGCGCCGTCGTCGAGGTCCTGGCACGCGACGGACACGACGTGGCCCTGTGCTACCGGTCCAACGACGAGGCCGCCGCGCTCGCCGTGAAGTCCGCCGAGGCGCACGGAGCGCGGGCCTTCGCCCAGCAGGTCGACGTGACCGACCGGGAGCAGGTACGCGCCTTCGTCACCCGGACCGAGCGGACGCTCGGTCCCGTCGACACCCTGGTCACCGCCGCCGGCATCGTCCGGGACAGCAACCTCGCGACGATGGCGGACGAGGACTGGGACGCCGTCGTGCGCACCAACCTCGACGGCACGTACAACTTCTGCCGGGCCGTGTCCTTCCCGATGCTCAAGCGCCGCCGCGGCACCGTCGTCACGCTGTCCTCGGTGGCCGCCGAGGGCCAGGCGGGACAGACCAACTACTCGGCGTCCAAGGCCGGGATCATCGGCTTCACCAAGGCCCTCGCCAAGGAGGGCGGCCGGGCCGGGCTGCGCGCCAACGTCGTGGCACCCGGATTCGTCCGTACGGACATGACCGGCGGCCTCTCCGAGAAGTACGCCAAGGACATGACCAAGCTCATCCCGCTCGGCCGGTTCGGCGAGCCGGAGGAGGTCGCCGAACTGGTCGGCTTCCTCGCCTCGCGGCGCGCCGCGTACATCACCGGGCAGGTCTTCTCCATCGACGGCGGCCTGGTCCTCTGA
- a CDS encoding 2-hydroxychromene-2-carboxylate isomerase, protein MAARAAKPPRLYFNLRSPYSFFALRDMERDCPEILDRLEWHPFWEPDGTSEKLLAEALPGAAFPYQAMTRAKQFYILRDVRRLGAERGLRLTWPLDRDVWWEPAHLAWFVAERAGLGRVWVERAQRARWLEGRDICDPAVVRELAEEIGLDGEEVAGATDDTLIREQAAQALVDVVRDGVFGVPYFINGSEPYWGLDRVSAFVASLPAAPEPVAREPEPAALVPGRATDIGHAGGCG, encoded by the coding sequence ATGGCCGCTCGCGCCGCCAAGCCGCCCCGGCTCTACTTCAACCTCCGCAGCCCCTACAGCTTCTTCGCCCTGCGCGACATGGAGCGCGACTGCCCGGAGATACTCGACCGGCTCGAATGGCACCCCTTCTGGGAGCCGGACGGGACCAGCGAGAAGCTCCTCGCCGAAGCGCTGCCGGGGGCGGCGTTCCCCTACCAGGCGATGACACGCGCCAAGCAGTTCTACATCCTGCGGGACGTCCGCAGGCTCGGTGCCGAGCGCGGGCTGCGGCTGACCTGGCCGCTGGACCGCGACGTGTGGTGGGAACCGGCCCACCTGGCCTGGTTCGTGGCCGAGCGCGCGGGCCTGGGCCGGGTGTGGGTGGAGCGTGCGCAACGGGCCCGCTGGCTGGAGGGGCGCGACATCTGCGACCCGGCCGTCGTGCGGGAGCTGGCCGAGGAGATCGGCCTGGACGGCGAGGAGGTGGCCGGCGCCACCGACGACACGCTGATCCGCGAACAGGCTGCCCAGGCGCTGGTGGACGTCGTCCGCGACGGGGTGTTCGGGGTGCCGTACTTCATCAACGGCTCGGAGCCGTACTGGGGCCTCGACCGGGTCTCCGCGTTCGTCGCCTCGCTGCCCGCGGCCCCGGAGCCGGTGGCCCGCGAGCCGGAGCCGGCCGCCCTCGTTCCGGGCCGCGCCACCGACATCGGCCACGCGGGAGGCTGCGGATGA
- a CDS encoding condensation domain-containing protein produces the protein MSTATDTGATHTAATATATATATDAALGTAASGTLPLTAIQEAMWTAYRMAPDSSAYNIVMPLLLRGPLDPAAMAAAVTAVGDRQELLRSAFTERDGTPVRTAAASAVVRLESLDLRDADTESFHRAVEQAGARPFRLESAPFRVVLVRGPGDRWGLVTAAHHIVSDFTSRWLLVRDLLDAYAGLAAGTEPAWRALPASYTDHAAEELRYTGSEAGARAAGLWRESVAGSPAAELPLDRPRPAVRSLRGGTVVRPLAAEVTDGLGAAADDAGVTPFAYLLGVFQALTHRWTGQENFVLGVPATSRMGRAQRDVIGCFLNTMPLRADFDAASTFREVARQAGERIMRGMINVRYPCSLAFPQATVFRTALFLVQMDRMDPPVPGVPPGERVGPAVPYAGLDVALIDVPQQEGQLDLLLRIEQTPTGVSAVFSYDTDVLDRSTVERFADGYERLLAAAVSSPATLVADVELAGRDETDALLALGAGTTADFGDFDSFENSWDH, from the coding sequence ATGAGTACCGCCACGGACACCGGTGCCACGCACACTGCTGCCACTGCCACTGCCACTGCCACTGCCACGGACGCCGCCCTCGGTACGGCGGCCTCCGGGACCCTGCCGCTCACCGCGATCCAGGAGGCGATGTGGACCGCGTACCGCATGGCCCCGGACAGCTCCGCCTACAACATCGTGATGCCGCTGCTCCTGCGCGGCCCCCTCGACCCCGCCGCCATGGCCGCCGCCGTCACCGCGGTCGGTGACCGGCAGGAGCTGCTGCGCTCGGCCTTCACCGAGCGGGACGGCACCCCGGTGCGCACGGCCGCCGCGTCGGCCGTGGTGCGCCTGGAGTCCCTGGACCTGCGGGACGCCGACACCGAGAGCTTCCACCGGGCCGTCGAACAGGCCGGGGCCCGCCCCTTCCGCCTGGAGTCCGCGCCCTTCCGGGTGGTGCTGGTACGGGGTCCCGGCGACCGGTGGGGCCTGGTGACCGCCGCCCACCACATCGTCAGCGACTTCACCTCGCGCTGGCTGCTGGTCCGCGACCTGCTCGACGCGTACGCCGGTCTCGCGGCCGGTACGGAACCGGCCTGGCGGGCCCTGCCCGCCTCCTACACCGACCACGCCGCCGAGGAGCTGCGGTACACCGGCTCCGAGGCCGGGGCGCGGGCCGCAGGACTGTGGCGCGAGTCGGTCGCGGGCTCGCCCGCCGCCGAACTGCCGCTCGACCGGCCCCGGCCCGCCGTGCGCTCCCTGCGGGGCGGCACCGTGGTCCGCCCGCTCGCGGCGGAGGTCACCGACGGCCTCGGCGCGGCGGCGGACGACGCGGGGGTGACGCCGTTCGCGTACCTCCTCGGTGTGTTCCAGGCACTCACCCACCGCTGGACGGGGCAGGAGAACTTCGTCCTCGGCGTGCCGGCCACCAGCCGGATGGGCCGGGCCCAGCGCGACGTGATCGGCTGCTTCCTCAACACCATGCCCCTGCGGGCCGACTTCGACGCCGCGAGCACCTTCCGCGAGGTGGCCCGGCAGGCCGGCGAGCGGATCATGCGCGGCATGATCAACGTCCGCTACCCGTGCTCGCTCGCCTTCCCGCAGGCCACCGTCTTCCGCACCGCGCTCTTCCTCGTCCAGATGGACCGGATGGACCCGCCGGTGCCGGGTGTCCCGCCGGGGGAGCGGGTCGGCCCCGCCGTCCCGTACGCCGGGCTGGACGTGGCGCTGATCGACGTACCGCAGCAGGAAGGCCAGTTGGACCTGCTGCTGCGGATCGAGCAGACCCCCACCGGGGTGAGCGCCGTCTTCTCCTACGACACCGACGTGCTGGACCGGTCCACGGTCGAGCGCTTCGCCGACGGGTACGAGCGGCTCCTCGCCGCCGCCGTCTCCTCGCCCGCCACCCTCGTCGCCGACGTGGAACTCGCCGGGCGCGACGAGACGGACGCGCTGCTGGCGCTCGGGGCGGGCACCACCGCCGACTTCGGCGACTTCGACTCCTTCGAGAACTCCTGGGACCACTGA
- a CDS encoding FAD-dependent monooxygenase has translation MSTSTGTSTSTGTGTGTGLRVAITGAGLGGLTAAASLHQRGLDVRVYERAATLREQGVGMHVGPNGTRLLRRLGLGPALDRAAVRPEALEVRALHDGSLLTRQEMGAGWQERFRAPYLTVHRGDLHRMLASLVPPERVRTGKELVRYEETVYGVVLHFADGSRDHADVLVGADGVHSVVRGALAGRDEPVYSGNSALRGVVDAADLPHLDPSLMYMYAGPTTRVLLYPVSGGTQFTYVVVTPAPPGADESWTSAGEPADLEAVLAGCDPALGRLAHAAGEVRRWSLHDREPLPNWSTARTTLLGDAAHPMLPHHGQGANQAIEDGVALAICLEEAAPGADGIAAALRRYEGTRRPHTTTVQLGSRTGRPPTKENTMNNNRNNNSNNNRNNVNADSVSWILDNDVEANLNNNNNANNNNLNNNNRNNVNSAA, from the coding sequence ATGAGCACCAGCACGGGCACGAGCACCAGCACGGGCACAGGCACGGGCACGGGTTTGCGCGTCGCGATCACCGGAGCGGGACTCGGCGGACTGACCGCCGCGGCCTCGCTGCACCAACGAGGCCTGGACGTAAGGGTGTACGAGCGCGCGGCGACCCTGCGCGAGCAGGGCGTCGGGATGCACGTGGGGCCCAACGGCACCCGGCTGCTGCGCCGCCTGGGCCTCGGACCGGCGCTGGACCGGGCCGCGGTGCGCCCCGAGGCGCTGGAGGTACGGGCCCTGCACGACGGGTCGCTGCTCACCCGCCAGGAGATGGGCGCCGGATGGCAGGAGCGCTTCCGGGCCCCGTACCTCACCGTCCACCGCGGCGACCTGCACCGCATGCTGGCCTCGCTCGTCCCGCCCGAACGGGTGCGCACCGGGAAGGAGTTGGTGCGGTACGAGGAGACCGTGTACGGCGTCGTGCTGCACTTCGCCGACGGGTCCCGGGACCACGCGGACGTGCTCGTCGGCGCCGACGGGGTGCACTCGGTGGTCCGCGGCGCCCTGGCGGGCCGCGACGAGCCGGTGTACTCGGGCAACAGCGCGCTGCGCGGGGTGGTGGACGCGGCCGACCTGCCGCACCTGGACCCGTCGCTGATGTACATGTACGCGGGCCCCACGACACGGGTACTGCTGTACCCGGTGAGCGGGGGCACGCAGTTCACCTACGTCGTCGTCACCCCGGCGCCGCCCGGCGCCGACGAGTCGTGGACCAGCGCGGGCGAGCCGGCCGACCTGGAAGCCGTTCTGGCGGGCTGCGACCCGGCGCTGGGGCGGCTGGCCCACGCGGCGGGCGAGGTACGCCGCTGGTCGCTGCACGACCGCGAACCGCTGCCGAACTGGAGCACAGCGCGCACGACGCTGCTCGGTGACGCGGCCCACCCCATGCTCCCGCACCACGGACAGGGAGCCAACCAGGCCATCGAGGACGGCGTGGCACTCGCCATCTGCCTCGAGGAAGCGGCACCGGGGGCGGACGGCATCGCTGCCGCGCTCCGCCGCTACGAAGGGACCCGCAGACCGCACACGACCACGGTGCAGCTCGGGTCCCGGACCGGACGACCACCCACGAAGGAGAACACCATGAACAACAACCGGAACAACAACTCCAACAACAACCGCAACAACGTCAACGCCGACAGTGTCAGCTGGATCCTGGACAACGACGTGGAGGCCAACTTGAACAACAACAACAACGCCAACAACAACAACCTGAACAACAACAACCGCAACAACGTGAACTCCGCCGCCTGA
- a CDS encoding MbtH family protein — protein MSEQQTEETAYRVVLNGEEQYSIWWAGRVLPAGWHAEGTEGTREECLARINEVWTDMRPLSLRLRMDEAAV, from the coding sequence ATGAGCGAGCAGCAGACCGAGGAGACCGCCTACCGGGTCGTCCTCAACGGCGAGGAGCAGTACTCGATCTGGTGGGCCGGGCGCGTCCTGCCCGCCGGCTGGCACGCCGAGGGCACCGAGGGCACCCGCGAGGAGTGCCTGGCCCGCATCAACGAGGTGTGGACCGACATGCGCCCGCTGAGCCTGCGCCTGCGGATGGACGAGGCAGCCGTCTAG